One Capsicum annuum cultivar UCD-10X-F1 chromosome 2, UCD10Xv1.1, whole genome shotgun sequence genomic window carries:
- the LOC107859562 gene encoding vacuolar protein sorting-associated protein 28 homolog 2 produces MEVKLWNDKREREMYENFAELFAIIKATEKLEKAYVRDIISPAEYETECQKLIAHFKTLSSTLKDTVPSIERFHDTYKMDCPAALNRLVTSGVPATVEHRAAAATSSASSASVVAECVQNFITAMDSLKLNMVAVDQVHPLLSDLSSSLNKLFILPADFEGKTKMREWLSRLSKMGAADELTEQQARQLHFDLESSYNSFMAALPSAGT; encoded by the coding sequence ATGGAGGTTAAGCTATGGAATGATAAGCGGGAAAGAGAAATGTATGAAAACTTTGCGGAGCTCTTTGCTATAATAAAGGCAACCGAAAAGCTCGAGAAGGCTTATGTTCGCGACATCATTTCACCtgctgaatatgaaactgaatgcCAAAAGTTGATTGCTCATTTCAAGACCTTATCTTCCACATTAAAAGATACCGTCCCTAGCATTGAGAGATTTCATGACACCTACAAAATGGATTGCCCTGCTGCCTTAAACCGGCTTGTGACCTCTGGGGTGCCTGCCACTGTGGAGCACCGTGCCGCCGCTGCAACTTCATCTGCATCCTCAGCTTCTGTTGTGGCTGAGTGTGTGCAGAATTTCATCACTGCCATGGATTCTTTGAAGCTGAATATGGTTGCTGTTGACCAGGTCCATCCCCTTTTGTCAGACCTATCATCTTCCCTTAATAAACTTTTTATTCTGCCAGCTGATTTTGAGGGGAAGACAAAGATGAGAGAGTGGCTCTCAAGGCTATCAAAAATGGGAGCTGCAGATGAGTTGACAGAACAGCAGGCTCGTCAACTCCACTTCGATCTTGAATCGTCATATAATTCTTTCATGGCGGCACTGCCCTCTGCTGGAACTTAA